From the Stigmatella erecta genome, one window contains:
- a CDS encoding RNA methyltransferase, with protein MVLPIRFVLMRPRNAENLGAAARAMKNCGLSHWTWVRPEAEDLAPARRLAVHAEELLDGVRREDTLEAAVADCVWVVGTSSRKVEGKRRLPPRAVGEELVARAAQGPVAIVFGDERSGLTNAEVERCHDLSAVPTDPSQPSINLAQAVLLYAYEVRMASLAAAPPPPAPLPVAASDAELARVEQTLETLLTSGGFLVDPHAGRTGLRDLFAPLRRSRLTHHEARLWLAALHTLRKRLTAG; from the coding sequence GCGTCCGCGCAACGCGGAGAACCTCGGTGCCGCCGCGCGGGCCATGAAGAACTGCGGCCTGTCCCACTGGACGTGGGTCCGGCCCGAGGCGGAGGACCTGGCCCCCGCGCGCCGCCTGGCCGTCCACGCCGAGGAGCTGCTCGACGGGGTGCGGCGCGAGGACACGCTGGAGGCGGCGGTGGCCGACTGCGTCTGGGTGGTGGGCACCAGCTCCCGCAAGGTGGAGGGCAAGCGCCGGCTGCCGCCCCGGGCCGTGGGCGAGGAGCTGGTGGCCCGCGCCGCCCAGGGGCCCGTGGCCATCGTCTTCGGGGATGAGCGCAGCGGGCTGACGAACGCCGAGGTGGAGCGCTGCCATGATCTCTCGGCGGTCCCCACGGACCCCTCCCAGCCCTCCATCAACCTGGCGCAGGCGGTGCTCCTGTACGCCTACGAGGTCCGCATGGCCTCGCTCGCGGCGGCCCCCCCGCCCCCCGCCCCCCTGCCGGTGGCCGCCTCGGACGCGGAGCTGGCGCGGGTGGAGCAGACGCTGGAGACGCTGCTCACCTCGGGAGGCTTCCTCGTGGACCCCCACGCGGGGCGCACGGGCCTGAGGGACTTGTTCGCCCCCCTGCGGCGCTCCCGGCTCACGCACCACGAGGCCCGGCTGTGGCTGGCGGCGCTCCACACCCTGCGCAAGCGCCTGACGGCGGGCTGA
- a CDS encoding pseudouridine synthase has product MPRKPPPRRAPALQDKTSRPARWEGKTKPDWLSRALARAGALPLKQAEEAIEQGRVTVNGRVVRQALAPVPEGAVLKVDGLPIRREVETHVLAFHKPADLLTSTVSQHRTGTVYEVLLPQLPDALARYTWHAVGRLDRGTTGLLLFTNDEKLVAHATAPETHLTKRYVATVQGTADDARVEPLRRGIELEDGPTRPAQVQVRDAHTVEVIVTEGRNHQVKRMLGAVGLPVRALHREAIGGVVLDVPEGTFRPLTPGEITEGLGYTGRHHG; this is encoded by the coding sequence ATGCCCCGTAAACCGCCCCCGCGCCGCGCGCCCGCCCTTCAGGACAAAACGTCTCGCCCGGCCCGGTGGGAGGGCAAGACGAAGCCCGACTGGCTGTCCCGGGCCCTGGCCCGGGCGGGCGCCCTGCCCCTGAAGCAGGCCGAGGAGGCCATCGAGCAGGGGCGCGTCACGGTGAACGGGCGCGTGGTGCGCCAGGCGCTCGCCCCGGTGCCCGAGGGGGCGGTGCTCAAGGTGGACGGCCTGCCCATCCGCCGCGAGGTGGAGACGCACGTGCTGGCCTTCCACAAGCCGGCCGACCTGCTCACCTCCACCGTGAGCCAGCACCGCACGGGCACCGTGTACGAGGTGCTCCTGCCCCAGCTGCCGGATGCGCTGGCCCGCTACACCTGGCACGCGGTGGGCCGGCTGGACCGGGGCACCACGGGCCTGCTGCTGTTCACCAATGACGAGAAGCTGGTGGCGCACGCCACCGCCCCGGAGACGCACCTGACCAAGCGCTACGTGGCCACCGTGCAGGGCACCGCGGACGACGCCCGCGTGGAGCCGCTGCGCCGGGGCATCGAGCTGGAGGACGGGCCCACCCGGCCCGCCCAGGTCCAGGTCCGCGACGCGCACACCGTGGAGGTCATCGTCACCGAGGGCCGCAACCACCAGGTGAAGCGGATGCTCGGGGCGGTGGGGCTGCCGGTGCGCGCGCTGCACCGGGAGGCCATCGGCGGGGTGGTGCTGGATGTGCCCGAGGGCACCTTCCGCCCGCTCACCCCCGGGGAAATCACCGAAGGACTGGGCTACACGGGAAGGCACCATGGTTGA
- the sthA gene encoding Si-specific NAD(P)(+) transhydrogenase has product MVDVDLLVIGSGPAGESGAVQAARMGKRVVVVEKEPVLGGTAANTGTLPSKTLRETALYLSGYRARGLYGVERSLRHEATASDFLYRERRVKDVERLRIGQNLQRHGVTVVQGTASFVDAHTVRILQEGHPERLLTASYVLVATGSSPYRPPLYPFGDDRVHDSDEVLELAELPHSIVVVGAGVIGCEYACMFAALGIPVTLVDGRKELLPFLDNEFSALLGQRMAALGIQLRLGFTVEDLQLAAGAPLRLTLSGGEVLETHQVLVASGRSANTAGLGLEEVGVTLGTRGLVEVNGAYQTAQPHIYAVGDVIGFPALASTSMEQARVAVLHAFGMPRRLSPILPYGIYTIPEVSMAGETEEALRASGTPYVAGRAAFATNPRGQIIGEQHGRLKLLFHRESLKLLGVHVLGEQASELVHVGLTALVAGAGAQLFLETCFNYPTLSEAYKTATHNALHQLEHREQAAPVSTGT; this is encoded by the coding sequence ATGGTTGATGTGGACTTGCTGGTCATCGGCTCGGGCCCGGCCGGCGAAAGCGGGGCCGTGCAGGCCGCGCGCATGGGCAAGCGCGTGGTGGTGGTGGAGAAGGAGCCCGTGCTGGGGGGCACCGCCGCCAACACCGGCACCCTGCCCTCCAAGACGCTGCGCGAGACGGCGCTCTACCTCTCCGGCTACCGGGCCCGGGGCCTCTACGGCGTGGAGCGCAGCCTGCGCCACGAGGCCACCGCCTCGGACTTCCTCTACCGCGAGCGGCGGGTGAAGGACGTGGAGCGGCTGCGCATCGGGCAGAACCTCCAGCGCCACGGGGTGACGGTGGTTCAGGGCACCGCCTCCTTCGTGGACGCGCACACGGTGCGCATCCTCCAGGAGGGCCACCCCGAGCGCCTCCTCACCGCCTCCTACGTCCTGGTGGCCACCGGCTCCTCGCCCTACCGCCCCCCGCTCTACCCCTTCGGGGATGACCGGGTGCACGACTCGGACGAGGTGCTGGAGCTGGCCGAGCTGCCCCACTCCATCGTGGTGGTGGGCGCCGGCGTCATCGGCTGCGAGTACGCGTGCATGTTCGCCGCGCTCGGCATCCCCGTGACGCTGGTGGATGGGCGAAAGGAGCTGCTGCCCTTCCTCGACAATGAGTTCTCCGCGCTGCTCGGCCAGCGCATGGCCGCGCTCGGCATCCAGCTGCGCCTGGGCTTCACGGTGGAGGACCTCCAGCTGGCCGCAGGAGCGCCCCTGCGGCTGACGCTCTCGGGGGGCGAGGTGCTGGAGACGCACCAGGTGCTGGTGGCCTCGGGCCGCTCGGCCAACACCGCGGGGCTGGGGCTGGAGGAGGTGGGCGTCACCCTGGGCACCCGGGGCCTCGTGGAGGTGAACGGCGCGTACCAGACGGCCCAGCCCCACATCTACGCGGTGGGCGACGTCATCGGCTTTCCCGCGCTGGCCTCCACCTCCATGGAGCAGGCGCGCGTGGCGGTGCTGCATGCCTTCGGGATGCCGCGGCGGCTCTCGCCCATCCTGCCCTACGGCATCTACACCATCCCCGAGGTGTCCATGGCCGGCGAGACCGAGGAGGCCCTGCGCGCGAGCGGCACGCCCTACGTGGCCGGCCGCGCCGCGTTCGCCACCAACCCCCGGGGGCAAATCATCGGCGAGCAGCACGGGCGGCTGAAGCTGCTCTTCCACCGCGAGAGCCTGAAGCTCTTGGGCGTCCACGTGCTGGGCGAGCAGGCCTCGGAGCTGGTGCACGTGGGGCTCACCGCGCTGGTGGCGGGCGCCGGCGCCCAGCTCTTCCTGGAGACGTGCTTCAACTACCCCACGCTGTCGGAGGCCTACAAGACGGCCACCCACAACGCGCTCCACCAGTTGGAGCACCGGGAACAGGCCGCCCCCGTCAGCACGGGGACGTGA
- a CDS encoding nuclear transport factor 2 family protein — protein MSATENFSLARQWLRAFNAHDVEALVALYAEDATHTSPKIRVLHPETGGKLVGKPALAQWWKEANARLPGLRYEETALTADGERVFMEYLRHAPGEPPMPVAEVLEVRGGKIVASRVYHG, from the coding sequence ATGAGTGCCACTGAAAACTTCTCCCTCGCGCGCCAATGGCTGCGCGCCTTCAACGCCCACGACGTGGAGGCCCTCGTGGCCCTGTACGCCGAGGACGCCACGCACACTTCTCCGAAAATCCGGGTTTTGCACCCGGAGACCGGGGGCAAGCTGGTGGGCAAGCCGGCCCTGGCCCAGTGGTGGAAGGAGGCCAACGCCCGGTTGCCCGGGCTGCGCTACGAGGAGACGGCGCTCACGGCGGACGGGGAGCGCGTCTTCATGGAGTACCTGCGCCACGCGCCCGGGGAGCCGCCCATGCCGGTGGCCGAGGTGCTGGAGGTGCGGGGCGGGAAGATCGTCGCCTCGCGCGTCTACCACGGCTGA
- the fusA gene encoding elongation factor G, which yields MASNVPIEKIRNIGISAHIDSGKTTLSERILFYTGRIHEIHEVRGKDGVGAKMDSMDLEREKGITIQSAATYAMWGEHNINLIDTPGHVDFTIEVERALRVLDGAILVLCSVSGVQSQSITVDRQMKRYRVPRIAFVNKMDRAGANYDRVAAQLKEKLNHHPVKLQYPIGAEDRFTGLIDLVQMKAFYFDGESGENVREEEIPADMLDEAKLRRQEMVEGVAEVDDTLGELFLADAAISNDQIAAAIRRATISLKMTPVMCGSAYKNKGVQLLLNAVCSYLPNPKEATNEALDQKNNEAKVILESDPAKPFVGLAFKLEDGRYGQLTYMRVYQGRVTKGDFIFNQSNQKKVKVPRIVRMHASDMNDINEGQAGDIIALFGVECASGDTFTDGTVNYTMTSMHVPDAVIALAVSPKERTSTANFSKALNRFTKEDPTFRVHRDEESAQTIISGMGELHLEIYIERMRREYNCEVIAGKPQVAYRETISQKGEFYYTHKKQTGGSGQFARVCGYLEPLPADAVQQYEFVDDIVGGSIPREFIPACDKGFQEAVKKGNLIGFPVVGVRVVINDGAFHAVDSSEMAFKTAAIMGFREGYAAAKPIILEPMMKVEVQAPEDFQGSVVGQLNQRRGTILSTENRDGYLIAVAEVPLNAMFGYSTDLRSATQGKGEYTMEFAKYSPVPKNEAEALMAAYREKQAAEAAARK from the coding sequence GTGGCCTCCAACGTACCCATCGAAAAGATTCGTAACATCGGTATCTCCGCCCACATCGACTCGGGCAAGACGACGCTGTCCGAGCGCATCCTCTTCTACACGGGCCGCATTCACGAGATCCACGAAGTGCGCGGCAAGGATGGCGTCGGCGCGAAGATGGACTCGATGGACCTGGAGCGTGAGAAGGGCATCACGATCCAGTCGGCCGCGACCTACGCCATGTGGGGCGAGCACAACATCAACCTGATCGACACCCCGGGACACGTGGACTTCACCATCGAGGTGGAGCGCGCGCTGCGCGTCCTCGACGGCGCCATCCTGGTGCTCTGCTCGGTGTCCGGCGTGCAGTCCCAGTCCATCACGGTGGACCGGCAGATGAAGCGCTACCGCGTTCCGCGCATCGCGTTCGTCAACAAGATGGACCGCGCTGGCGCGAACTATGATCGCGTGGCCGCGCAGCTCAAGGAGAAGCTCAACCACCACCCGGTGAAGCTCCAGTACCCGATCGGCGCCGAGGACCGCTTCACGGGCCTCATCGATCTGGTGCAGATGAAGGCCTTCTACTTCGATGGCGAGAGCGGCGAGAACGTGCGCGAGGAAGAGATCCCCGCGGACATGCTCGACGAGGCCAAGCTGCGCCGTCAGGAGATGGTGGAGGGCGTGGCCGAGGTGGATGACACGCTCGGAGAGCTCTTCCTCGCCGACGCGGCCATCAGCAACGACCAGATCGCCGCGGCCATCCGCCGGGCGACCATCTCCCTGAAGATGACGCCGGTCATGTGCGGCTCGGCCTACAAGAACAAGGGCGTGCAGCTCTTGCTCAACGCCGTGTGCAGCTACCTGCCCAACCCCAAGGAAGCGACCAACGAGGCCCTCGACCAGAAGAACAACGAGGCCAAGGTCATCCTGGAGTCGGATCCGGCCAAGCCCTTCGTGGGCCTGGCGTTCAAGCTGGAAGACGGCCGCTACGGGCAGCTGACGTACATGCGCGTCTACCAGGGGCGCGTGACCAAGGGCGACTTCATCTTCAACCAGTCGAACCAGAAGAAGGTGAAGGTCCCCCGCATCGTGCGCATGCACGCCAGCGACATGAACGACATCAACGAGGGACAGGCCGGTGACATCATCGCCCTGTTCGGCGTGGAGTGCGCCTCGGGCGACACGTTCACCGACGGCACCGTGAACTACACGATGACGTCCATGCACGTGCCGGACGCCGTGATCGCGCTCGCGGTGAGCCCCAAGGAGCGCACCTCGACGGCCAACTTCTCCAAGGCCCTCAACCGGTTCACCAAGGAGGACCCCACCTTCCGCGTGCACCGCGACGAGGAGAGCGCCCAGACCATCATCAGCGGCATGGGCGAGCTGCACCTGGAGATCTACATCGAGCGCATGCGGCGCGAGTACAACTGCGAGGTCATCGCCGGCAAGCCGCAGGTGGCCTACCGCGAGACGATCAGCCAGAAGGGCGAGTTCTACTACACGCACAAGAAGCAGACCGGTGGTTCCGGCCAGTTCGCGCGCGTGTGTGGCTACCTCGAGCCCCTGCCGGCCGACGCCGTGCAGCAGTACGAGTTCGTGGATGACATCGTGGGCGGCTCCATCCCCCGCGAGTTCATCCCCGCGTGCGACAAGGGTTTCCAGGAGGCCGTGAAGAAGGGCAACCTCATCGGCTTCCCCGTGGTGGGCGTGCGCGTCGTCATCAACGACGGTGCGTTCCACGCGGTGGACTCCAGCGAAATGGCGTTCAAGACCGCCGCCATCATGGGCTTCCGGGAAGGCTACGCCGCGGCGAAGCCCATCATCCTGGAGCCGATGATGAAGGTGGAGGTGCAGGCGCCCGAGGACTTCCAGGGCTCCGTCGTCGGCCAGCTCAACCAGCGCCGCGGCACCATCCTCAGCACGGAGAACCGGGACGGCTACCTCATCGCCGTGGCCGAGGTGCCGCTGAACGCCATGTTCGGTTACTCCACGGACCTGCGCTCGGCGACCCAGGGCAAGGGCGAGTACACGATGGAGTTCGCCAAGTACTCCCCCGTGCCGAAGAACGAGGCGGAGGCCCTGATGGCGGCCTACCGCGAGAAGCAGGCGGCCGAAGCCGCGGCCCGCAAGTAG